Proteins encoded by one window of Vampirovibrionales bacterium:
- a CDS encoding thermonuclease family protein, whose protein sequence is MRKLKGLVIALYLAMASFCYAQGLPRESVTLLRVVDGDTIELIYHGKREKLRLEGIDAPEESQGVWGQRATTYLQDQLNEKQIFVQITGRDKYKRLLGYIYAEDKDINQALVANGYSYAYLKYSFEFETEEEQAKSQCLGFWCKKDQPLYPWVYRHPELKLGNLKG, encoded by the coding sequence ATGAGGAAACTAAAGGGGCTGGTCATAGCCCTCTACTTGGCTATGGCATCATTTTGTTATGCTCAGGGACTGCCAAGAGAGTCGGTTACCCTACTGAGGGTTGTCGATGGAGATACTATAGAACTCATATATCATGGCAAACGGGAAAAATTGAGATTGGAAGGGATTGATGCCCCTGAAGAATCTCAAGGAGTCTGGGGACAAAGAGCCACTACCTATCTACAAGACCAGCTAAATGAAAAACAAATTTTCGTACAGATAACGGGCCGAGACAAATACAAAAGGTTGCTTGGGTATATTTACGCTGAAGATAAGGATATTAACCAAGCCCTCGTGGCTAATGGCTATTCTTATGCGTATCTGAAGTATTCATTTGAGTTTGAAACTGAAGAGGAACAAGCAAAGAGCCAATGTCTTGGATTCTGGTGTAAGAAGGATCAACCCCTCTATCCCTGGGTCTACCGGCATCCCGAATTAAAGCTAGGCAATCTCAAAGGTTAA
- a CDS encoding tetratricopeptide repeat protein, whose protein sequence is MTSCFTPRLGAPSRLLLQALVITAMLGPVCPGASPPAWGQLGDYAYYYAQGNSFFEKGELTKAIEMYEKAITLAEGPSIPIAYNNLAAIYMRRGNYFIGVKQLENALSDFRRAYYLLEPAWPDGMERSEKQDANRKISRENLKIGYGNLQISLNDASAHRELAKKLRFSGKFQEAVVEYARVLELSPSDADSAKAMGDLFNVLGVAEKSKKYYAIAVKNGAGGQDGDLLTRLADAQSKSGETDAAVQSLNKALEADPNNQTALRQLEDIWMRELKYNPKSVLAHANLAGVFQKRKLYDQALKAYNNAELYASQDPATTLDVKKLIRLNMGTLYQEMRDFPMAEKAYTTVLQIEPGNRLANYYLAAMYRDSGRVDQAMGQYRRLLAADPDNTDAMKDLLELIRRQPPEKAAPQLQAYADQFAGNALAQSRVGEEFHAMKNYESAAAYYQRALAINPELASANANLGVLLQSQGKLDEALPYLQKAARLDPQNQTVTGLLKDAQSAAGQDALSKAGDLLHAGRYEDAAGAYQRALQTAGADTPEARASYGIALQNLQRLPEAIAQYQKAIAAAPDKGDFRYYLATAYHQSGDLTKAAAEYRRALAAPSLDDALKPQAQQALDGLTQAHAADTLNKAVDAYNRKAYAQALTLVEQALRESPRNATALYYRAMIYSDQGKLPQAISGYQDTLRADPGFKDAYFGLAVALEKKSDRAGARGAFQKFVELSAGQPDDDFTRYARERLKAL, encoded by the coding sequence ATGACGTCATGTTTTACCCCCCGTCTCGGGGCGCCTTCGCGGTTGTTGCTTCAGGCGCTCGTGATCACGGCGATGCTGGGCCCAGTCTGTCCCGGCGCGTCACCGCCTGCATGGGGGCAATTGGGCGATTACGCCTATTATTACGCTCAAGGGAACAGCTTTTTTGAAAAAGGCGAACTCACAAAAGCGATTGAGATGTATGAAAAGGCTATCACGCTTGCCGAAGGCCCCAGCATCCCCATCGCCTACAATAACCTAGCGGCGATTTATATGCGTCGGGGCAATTATTTTATTGGCGTCAAACAATTGGAAAATGCGCTGTCGGATTTTCGGCGCGCGTATTATTTATTAGAACCCGCCTGGCCGGATGGCATGGAGCGTTCTGAAAAGCAGGACGCCAACCGCAAGATTTCACGCGAGAACCTTAAAATCGGTTACGGCAATCTACAAATCAGCCTAAACGATGCGTCTGCGCACCGTGAGCTCGCCAAAAAACTGCGATTTTCCGGGAAATTCCAGGAAGCCGTTGTCGAGTACGCCCGCGTACTGGAATTAAGCCCCTCCGACGCCGATTCCGCCAAGGCGATGGGTGATTTATTTAACGTGTTAGGCGTCGCCGAGAAATCCAAGAAATATTACGCGATCGCCGTTAAAAATGGCGCAGGCGGGCAAGACGGCGATTTACTGACGCGCCTGGCGGACGCCCAAAGCAAGAGCGGCGAAACAGACGCAGCGGTTCAAAGTCTTAACAAGGCGCTCGAAGCCGATCCCAATAATCAGACTGCCCTGCGTCAGCTTGAAGATATCTGGATGCGCGAATTAAAGTACAATCCAAAAAGCGTCCTGGCGCACGCCAATCTGGCAGGAGTGTTCCAAAAACGCAAACTTTATGATCAGGCGCTTAAAGCCTATAACAATGCAGAACTATACGCCAGTCAGGATCCGGCGACGACGCTGGACGTCAAAAAATTAATCCGCCTGAATATGGGGACGCTATATCAGGAAATGCGCGATTTCCCGATGGCGGAAAAGGCCTATACGACCGTCCTTCAAATTGAGCCGGGCAACCGTCTGGCGAATTATTATCTGGCCGCCATGTACCGTGATTCCGGGCGCGTGGATCAGGCCATGGGTCAATACCGTCGTCTCCTGGCGGCAGACCCGGACAATACTGACGCGATGAAAGATCTGCTGGAATTAATTCGTCGCCAGCCGCCCGAGAAGGCTGCGCCTCAGTTGCAAGCCTATGCCGATCAGTTTGCGGGCAACGCCTTAGCGCAATCGCGCGTGGGCGAGGAATTCCACGCCATGAAAAATTATGAGTCCGCCGCCGCCTATTATCAGCGCGCGCTCGCTATTAATCCGGAGTTGGCCTCGGCAAACGCCAATTTAGGCGTCTTATTACAGTCTCAAGGCAAGCTCGACGAAGCGCTCCCTTACCTGCAGAAGGCCGCGCGACTGGATCCGCAGAATCAGACAGTAACAGGCCTGCTCAAAGACGCCCAATCGGCTGCGGGCCAGGACGCGCTCTCCAAAGCCGGGGATTTACTTCACGCCGGCCGCTATGAAGACGCTGCCGGCGCGTACCAGCGCGCGCTACAAACAGCCGGAGCGGACACCCCTGAGGCCCGGGCCTCTTACGGCATTGCGCTTCAGAATTTGCAGCGCCTGCCCGAGGCGATTGCTCAGTACCAGAAAGCAATCGCTGCCGCGCCTGACAAAGGGGATTTTCGCTATTATCTGGCCACCGCCTATCATCAGTCCGGCGACTTAACCAAGGCCGCCGCAGAGTATCGTCGGGCGCTTGCGGCCCCCTCGCTCGACGACGCGCTCAAACCCCAGGCGCAGCAGGCGCTGGACGGCTTAACCCAAGCGCACGCGGCCGATACGCTTAATAAGGCGGTCGATGCCTACAACCGAAAAGCTTACGCCCAAGCCTTAACACTGGTCGAGCAAGCCTTGCGGGAGTCTCCGCGCAACGCGACGGCGCTCTACTACCGGGCGATGATATATAGCGATCAGGGCAAGCTGCCGCAGGCCATCAGTGGCTATCAGGACACCCTGCGCGCAGACCCAGGCTTCAAGGACGCTTATTTTGGCCTGGCGGTTGCATTAGAGAAGAAGTCGGATCGCGCAGGCGCGCGCGGAGCTTTTCAGAAGTTCGTGGAATTATCGGCAGGTCAGCCCGACGACGACTTCACCCGTTATGCGCGCGAGCGCCTGAAAGCCTTATAG
- a CDS encoding Fic family protein: protein MNTDSRITDCEALKAEIDSYRPLDEYTLNQLKAYYRVGLTYASNALEGNTLTETETKVVLEDGITIGGKPMKDHLEAIGHAKAYDLLYDLIQNPSVTEADLLALHRLVVEGIDGTKPGQYRSKPVIITGTAYVPPQPADVPGQMQTFIEDKLPNWIKAEHPIHTAALAHLELVTIHPFLDGNGRTARLLMNLLLLKTGYPITIIPPVLRSDYMACLRSFQESQDNTPFLNFISNVVVESSKDMLRLLKHLQPR, encoded by the coding sequence ATGAACACCGATAGCCGAATCACAGACTGCGAGGCGCTTAAGGCGGAAATCGACAGCTATCGTCCGTTGGATGAATACACCCTCAACCAGCTCAAGGCCTACTACCGGGTAGGGTTGACGTATGCCAGCAACGCCCTGGAAGGCAACACCCTGACCGAGACTGAAACCAAGGTGGTACTGGAGGACGGCATTACCATTGGCGGTAAGCCCATGAAGGATCACCTGGAAGCCATTGGTCACGCCAAAGCGTATGACCTACTGTATGACCTGATTCAAAATCCGAGCGTGACCGAGGCCGATTTACTGGCCCTTCATCGTTTGGTCGTGGAAGGCATTGACGGCACCAAACCAGGGCAATATCGAAGCAAGCCCGTCATCATTACCGGAACCGCCTACGTCCCCCCTCAACCTGCCGACGTTCCAGGACAGATGCAGACATTCATTGAGGACAAGCTTCCCAACTGGATCAAGGCCGAACATCCCATTCATACGGCGGCGCTGGCCCACCTGGAATTGGTGACCATCCACCCGTTTCTGGATGGCAATGGCCGGACGGCCCGGCTGCTCATGAATCTTCTGTTGCTGAAGACAGGCTACCCCATCACGATTATCCCGCCGGTGTTGCGGTCGGATTACATGGCTTGCCTACGGTCATTTCAGGAAAGCCAGGACAACACGCCGTTTCTGAACTTCATTTCCAACGTGGTAGTTGAGTCGTCCAAGGATATGCTCCGGCTACTCAAGCACCTCCAACCCCGTTAA
- the atpG gene encoding ATP synthase F1 subunit gamma — MPNLKDIRRRIKSVRNTQKITQAMRMVAAAKVKRAEARLKAARPFGEYLESVFASVYQEASRNRRSLEGTRYLELFNPRPPQKVGVVVISSDRGLCGAFNATIIRQAFKLERSIRERGLSPSFYLVGRKAATAFQRYSDAPALGRMVDMTATPSSHDADVIAETLTQAFLSGEIDSIAILSTHFKSMISYRAMMTPVLPLQGSITQLSSDIALDAIGDRVNPMFSPGKAHPQLELEPTPALALERLTPLYLSNILYIRLLESAASELAARMTAMASATSNAADIIQKLTLQYNKARQAAITQEILEVVSGAQALA, encoded by the coding sequence ATGCCAAACCTCAAGGATATCCGCCGACGCATTAAAAGCGTCCGCAACACGCAGAAAATCACGCAGGCGATGCGCATGGTAGCGGCGGCCAAGGTCAAACGCGCCGAAGCCCGCCTGAAAGCTGCACGCCCCTTTGGCGAATATCTCGAAAGCGTCTTCGCCAGCGTGTATCAGGAGGCTTCGCGCAACCGGCGTTCACTGGAAGGCACGCGGTATCTTGAATTGTTTAATCCACGCCCGCCGCAAAAGGTCGGGGTGGTCGTTATCAGTTCAGATCGCGGCTTATGCGGCGCGTTTAACGCGACGATTATCCGCCAGGCCTTCAAGTTGGAGCGGTCTATCCGCGAGCGCGGTCTGTCGCCCTCGTTTTATCTGGTCGGACGCAAGGCGGCGACTGCCTTCCAACGCTATAGCGACGCGCCTGCGCTGGGACGTATGGTGGATATGACGGCCACGCCGTCTTCTCATGACGCCGATGTGATTGCAGAGACCCTCACCCAGGCGTTTTTGAGCGGCGAAATTGACAGCATCGCCATCCTGTCGACGCACTTTAAGTCTATGATTTCGTATCGGGCGATGATGACCCCGGTCCTCCCGCTTCAAGGCAGCATCACGCAGCTTTCGTCTGACATTGCGCTGGATGCGATTGGCGATCGCGTCAACCCGATGTTCTCGCCCGGCAAGGCGCACCCGCAACTCGAACTGGAGCCCACGCCTGCCTTGGCGCTGGAGCGGCTCACGCCGCTGTACCTGTCTAATATCCTGTATATTCGGCTGCTGGAATCTGCGGCCAGCGAACTGGCGGCGCGTATGACGGCCATGGCGAGCGCTACCAGCAATGCGGCGGATATCATCCAGAAGCTGACGCTGCAATATAACAAGGCGCGGCAAGCGGCCATTACGCAAGAAATTCTCGAAGTCGTCAGCGGGGCGCAGGCCTTGGCGTAA
- a CDS encoding IS3 family transposase (programmed frameshift), producing the protein MSKLRHRPEQIIRKLRQAEVLSGQGKTVEEICRELGVSDATYYKWRKEYGGMGISQAKRLKELEAENARLKRVVADLTLDKQILRDAAGGKLLSAERKRRCVVKSQQRYGISERRACHALGVCRSVQRYLKRKPDDEEALRGDIIRLARRYGRYGYKRITALLRAEGWRVNHKRVERIWREEGLKVPKRQKKRSRLYLNDGSCIRLRPCWPGHVWSYDFVADRLACGKKIRMLTVIDEFTRKCLAIRVDYRLNSDDVLDVLSDLFLREGLPDYIRSDNGSEFTAATLKEWLYQLRVKTAYIEPGSPWENGYNESFNGRLRDELLNGELFYTLKEAQTVIEDWREHYNHVRPHSSLGYKPPAPAARLQYSVPFRSAPCA; encoded by the exons ATGAGCAAACTGCGTCACAGGCCGGAGCAGATTATTCGCAAGCTGCGCCAGGCGGAGGTATTATCGGGTCAGGGGAAGACGGTAGAAGAGATATGCCGGGAGCTGGGTGTTTCGGATGCGACCTATTACAAATGGCGCAAGGAGTATGGGGGCATGGGTATCTCTCAGGCAAAGCGGCTTAAAGAGCTGGAGGCTGAGAATGCGCGGTTAAAGCGTGTGGTAGCCGATTTAACTCTGGACAAGCAGATCCTCAGGGACGCGGCAG GCGGGAAACTTTTAAGCGCTGAGCGGAAGCGTCGTTGTGTGGTAAAAAGCCAGCAACGCTATGGTATATCGGAGCGCCGGGCGTGTCATGCGCTCGGCGTTTGCCGTTCCGTTCAGCGCTATCTCAAACGAAAGCCCGATGATGAAGAGGCGCTTCGGGGTGATATTATCCGTTTGGCCCGTCGGTATGGTCGCTACGGTTACAAGCGCATCACCGCCTTGCTTCGTGCTGAGGGCTGGCGGGTTAACCACAAGCGAGTGGAACGTATTTGGCGCGAGGAAGGTCTGAAGGTTCCTAAACGCCAGAAGAAGCGGAGCCGTCTGTATTTGAATGATGGCTCCTGCATTCGGCTTCGTCCCTGCTGGCCGGGCCATGTGTGGAGCTATGACTTTGTGGCAGACCGGCTGGCCTGTGGCAAGAAGATACGGATGCTCACCGTGATTGACGAGTTTACCCGCAAATGCCTTGCCATCCGTGTGGATTATCGTCTGAACAGTGATGATGTGCTGGATGTTCTGAGTGACTTGTTTCTGAGAGAAGGATTGCCGGATTATATCCGTTCAGACAACGGCAGCGAATTTACCGCTGCCACACTCAAGGAGTGGCTGTATCAACTGCGGGTAAAGACGGCCTACATTGAGCCGGGCAGCCCTTGGGAAAACGGTTACAACGAGAGCTTTAATGGAAGGTTACGCGATGAATTGCTGAATGGGGAGTTGTTCTATACGCTCAAAGAAGCACAGACGGTTATTGAAGACTGGCGTGAGCATTACAATCACGTCAGGCCGCACAGCTCACTGGGATACAAGCCACCAGCTCCGGCTGCGCGACTTCAGTATTCAGTCCCATTCCGCTCCGCTCCATGCGCCTGA
- a CDS encoding helix-turn-helix transcriptional regulator gives MGKYRTAFGDLLDDLLYEKGMKSLTEFGERIGVAKNALSQYCTGAREPGDEILIRMALFLDVDYITLKRAALLDRYPLWQLITIGVFDSFLTKEQVGELQSLIDNEDDLEELLKQLHRDLDLQKQYVSVGWKDFLESLKSAGFLHKQKTKPPLSKTHEKRVNAL, from the coding sequence ATGGGCAAGTACAGAACAGCTTTCGGCGACTTATTGGACGATCTCCTTTATGAAAAGGGGATGAAGTCTCTTACGGAGTTTGGAGAACGTATTGGTGTAGCTAAAAATGCCTTGTCGCAATACTGCACAGGCGCACGGGAACCAGGGGATGAGATTCTGATCAGGATGGCTTTATTCCTGGACGTGGATTACATCACCTTGAAGAGAGCCGCCCTCTTAGATCGGTATCCGTTGTGGCAACTGATTACCATTGGGGTCTTTGACTCTTTCTTGACCAAAGAACAAGTAGGGGAACTCCAAAGCCTGATTGACAATGAGGATGATCTGGAAGAATTGTTGAAACAGCTTCACCGAGACTTAGATTTGCAGAAACAATACGTTTCCGTTGGATGGAAAGATTTTTTAGAATCGTTGAAGTCTGCGGGGTTTCTGCACAAACAGAAAACGAAACCTCCCCTGAGCAAGACCCATGAAAAGAGGGTTAATGCTCTATGA
- a CDS encoding F0F1 ATP synthase subunit alpha, with the protein MATLRADEISSILKAKLAGFESELSVSNVGSVMEVGDGIVRIHGLRGAMAGELIAFEDGHQTMGMVLNLEENNVGAVVLGEFTHVQEGQLVRATGRIASTPVGDALMGRVLDPLGRPLDNKGPIEAQGYAPIEQKAPGIIARKSVHQPLQTGITAIDSMTPIGRGQRELIIGDRQTGKTAIALDTILNQKGQDVICIYCAIGQKSSSVAQTVKTLEDYGAMAYTIIVAASAIDPAPLQYLAPFSAVAMGEHFMRQGKHVLCVYDDLTKHAWAYRATSLLLRRPPGREAYPGDVFYLHSRLLERAAKLSDELGAGSLTALPIIETQAGDVSAYIPTNVISITDGQIFLETDLFNAGVRPAINVGISVSRVGGAAQTKAIKSVAGKLRLDLAQYRELEAFAQFASDLDKATQQQLRRGSKLVEILKQPQYSPLSVALQYTLLFAGNQGVLDELDKAQIAQFKEQWGLYFSANLASLEASLNKGEKPDAEGEKQLLAELVKFRDSAFTPGA; encoded by the coding sequence ATGGCCACCTTGCGCGCAGATGAAATCAGTTCCATTCTCAAAGCCAAACTGGCCGGGTTTGAAAGCGAACTGTCGGTCAGCAACGTCGGCAGCGTAATGGAAGTCGGCGACGGGATCGTCCGCATCCACGGCCTGCGCGGCGCGATGGCAGGCGAACTGATTGCCTTCGAGGACGGCCATCAGACGATGGGCATGGTGCTGAACCTCGAAGAAAACAACGTCGGCGCCGTTGTATTAGGCGAATTCACCCACGTGCAGGAAGGTCAGCTCGTTCGCGCCACCGGCCGGATCGCATCAACGCCCGTCGGCGACGCCTTAATGGGCCGCGTCCTTGACCCGCTTGGCCGTCCGCTCGACAACAAAGGGCCGATCGAAGCGCAGGGTTATGCGCCCATCGAGCAAAAAGCGCCCGGCATTATCGCCCGCAAGTCGGTGCATCAGCCGCTGCAAACCGGCATTACCGCCATTGATTCGATGACGCCCATCGGTCGCGGCCAGCGCGAGCTGATTATCGGCGATCGCCAGACGGGTAAAACCGCCATTGCCCTGGATACCATCCTGAACCAGAAGGGACAGGACGTCATCTGCATTTATTGCGCTATTGGGCAAAAATCCAGCTCGGTCGCGCAAACCGTCAAAACGCTTGAAGATTACGGCGCGATGGCGTATACGATTATCGTCGCGGCCAGCGCGATTGATCCGGCGCCGCTGCAGTATCTGGCGCCGTTTTCCGCCGTTGCGATGGGCGAGCATTTTATGCGTCAGGGCAAGCACGTGCTGTGCGTGTACGACGATTTAACCAAGCACGCATGGGCCTATCGCGCCACCAGCCTGCTGCTGCGGCGTCCGCCGGGCCGCGAAGCCTATCCGGGCGACGTGTTTTATCTGCACTCACGCTTGCTGGAGCGCGCCGCCAAGCTCAGTGACGAGTTAGGCGCTGGCAGCCTTACGGCGCTTCCGATTATTGAGACGCAGGCGGGCGACGTGTCGGCGTATATTCCCACCAACGTGATTTCCATCACCGACGGCCAGATCTTTCTGGAAACCGATCTGTTTAATGCGGGCGTGCGCCCGGCAATTAACGTCGGGATTTCGGTATCGCGGGTCGGCGGCGCCGCGCAGACCAAGGCCATTAAATCGGTTGCCGGCAAGCTCCGGCTGGATTTGGCCCAATATCGCGAACTGGAAGCCTTCGCGCAATTCGCCAGCGATCTGGATAAGGCCACGCAACAACAATTGCGGCGCGGCTCCAAGCTGGTTGAAATCCTGAAACAGCCACAATATTCGCCATTGTCGGTCGCCCTGCAGTACACGCTGCTGTTTGCCGGCAATCAGGGCGTGCTGGACGAGCTGGACAAAGCCCAGATTGCGCAATTCAAGGAGCAATGGGGGCTGTATTTCTCAGCGAATCTGGCGTCACTGGAAGCCTCGCTGAACAAAGGCGAAAAACCGGACGCCGAAGGCGAGAAGCAACTGCTGGCGGAATTAGTCAAATTCAGAGACAGCGCCTTTACGCCGGGAGCCTAA
- a CDS encoding YncE family protein: MKPMISRLAFSLIVSAFFALSPMALCWATDLPPTVLSYLRKRDPAVKIRFDGMVTLSNHDVYLPVFPQDPSHPPNPSQVLREYPQQAKSPDLIQFDNHFFLIRLVNTSSGKLALARMDAYPIELKEGLLPQDLLLPPNLFLPNELKVILGDLPYNPIETVMGDNSAASLASSNFTNAARTAVKKTLYVADLDRQALAVIEPTTGQKRENIDLNCVASNVLASPDGHSVFVSCLTTDEVVVVDTRSSLVRTRILVGAKPTGLLYLPASKAGGRETLAVSHRFSNFLTLVPADELVSGAQAQLPGNGGPMAALPALNLLYVADYTENKIYELDFATRKVLRTLNGLRNMSALWIDDRTPGAATIWAISRTEDKIQALDLRSGEIVASLAVGKKPVGMVSCGGKLYVVSAGGDLVDVIDLTTRAALHPITLPDGSFPTGIVASESDLRAYLSAAGSDQLFVLDLNAQQLEKTVSLNTRGAGIAMVGATPDATAASFPIKTTTPLKQTP, encoded by the coding sequence ATGAAACCGATGATTTCGCGCCTTGCGTTTTCGCTGATTGTATCAGCCTTCTTTGCGCTTAGCCCGATGGCTCTGTGCTGGGCGACCGATTTACCGCCTACGGTGCTGTCGTATTTAAGAAAGCGCGATCCGGCCGTCAAGATTCGCTTTGACGGCATGGTGACGCTGAGCAATCATGACGTATATTTGCCCGTTTTCCCGCAGGATCCGTCGCACCCGCCCAATCCGTCGCAAGTCCTGCGTGAATATCCACAACAGGCGAAATCGCCGGATTTGATTCAATTTGATAATCACTTCTTTTTGATTCGGCTGGTCAATACGAGTTCTGGAAAGCTGGCGCTGGCGCGTATGGACGCCTATCCCATCGAACTGAAGGAAGGTCTGTTGCCGCAGGATTTATTGCTGCCGCCCAATTTATTTCTTCCAAACGAATTAAAAGTCATTCTAGGGGATTTGCCCTATAATCCGATTGAAACCGTGATGGGCGATAATTCCGCCGCGTCGCTCGCCTCCAGCAATTTTACCAACGCCGCCCGCACGGCCGTTAAAAAAACATTGTACGTAGCCGATCTCGATCGTCAGGCGCTCGCCGTGATCGAGCCGACCACCGGCCAGAAGCGCGAAAATATTGATTTAAACTGCGTCGCCTCTAACGTGCTGGCCTCGCCGGACGGTCACTCGGTTTTTGTGAGCTGTCTGACGACAGACGAAGTCGTGGTCGTGGACACGCGATCCAGTCTGGTGCGCACGCGCATTCTGGTCGGGGCGAAACCCACGGGCCTGTTGTATCTACCGGCGTCAAAAGCAGGCGGACGCGAGACGCTGGCGGTGAGTCACCGGTTTTCGAATTTTCTGACGCTGGTTCCTGCCGATGAGCTGGTGAGCGGCGCTCAGGCGCAGTTACCCGGCAACGGAGGTCCCATGGCGGCTCTTCCTGCGCTGAATCTGCTCTATGTCGCCGATTACACCGAAAATAAGATTTACGAACTGGATTTCGCCACCCGCAAAGTGCTGCGGACGCTTAACGGCCTGCGCAATATGTCGGCCCTGTGGATTGACGATCGTACGCCGGGCGCGGCCACGATTTGGGCGATTAGCCGCACTGAAGACAAGATTCAGGCGCTGGATCTGCGCAGCGGCGAAATTGTCGCCAGTCTGGCCGTCGGTAAAAAGCCGGTAGGCATGGTCTCCTGCGGCGGAAAACTCTACGTCGTCTCGGCTGGCGGCGATTTGGTGGACGTGATTGATTTGACCACGCGCGCCGCCCTGCATCCCATTACCTTGCCCGATGGCAGTTTCCCCACTGGCATTGTGGCGTCAGAATCTGACTTGAGAGCGTATCTTTCTGCCGCCGGAAGCGATCAGTTATTTGTGCTGGATTTAAATGCGCAGCAACTCGAAAAAACCGTATCGCTCAATACGCGCGGCGCCGGCATCGCCATGGTCGGCGCGACGCCCGATGCGACGGCGGCCTCGTTCCCCATTAAAACCACCACCCCGCTCAAACAAACGCCGTAA
- a CDS encoding diaminopimelate epimerase translates to MPFVKMHGLGNDFVMLRADALPPQTDLATLAQTLCDRHFGIGADGLIIAGPPSDAARADARFTYYNGDGSRAEMCGNGIRCFARFVRAQGLVSSDIMRVETDAGVLTPQLNADGSVTVDMGAPRLRAQDIPFAGEHQAPDAPVRNYPLSALGRSFGVSLVSMGNPHCVILQDSLSSPLDPAVFGPAIETHPGFPHKTNVEFVDILDRQTVRAIVWERGCGFTLACGTGACAIAVVCALEDRTDAETTVLLPGGALRIQWDKTDPASRVLMTGPAETTFEGSIDWPLRVASPERTSTPGVMAS, encoded by the coding sequence CTGCCGTTTGTGAAGATGCACGGCCTGGGCAATGATTTTGTCATGCTGCGAGCCGACGCCCTGCCCCCGCAGACAGATCTGGCGACGCTGGCCCAGACGCTATGCGATCGGCATTTCGGCATTGGCGCTGACGGCCTGATTATCGCGGGTCCGCCGAGTGACGCGGCGCGCGCCGACGCCCGCTTTACGTATTACAACGGCGACGGCAGCCGCGCCGAGATGTGCGGCAACGGCATCCGCTGCTTTGCGCGCTTTGTACGGGCGCAGGGGCTTGTTTCGAGCGATATCATGCGCGTGGAAACCGACGCGGGCGTCTTAACGCCGCAGCTCAACGCCGACGGCAGCGTGACAGTGGATATGGGCGCGCCGCGATTGAGGGCGCAAGACATCCCCTTTGCCGGCGAGCATCAGGCGCCGGACGCACCCGTGCGCAATTATCCGCTGAGCGCGCTGGGACGCTCGTTTGGGGTATCGCTGGTGAGTATGGGAAATCCGCATTGCGTGATTCTGCAAGACTCGCTCAGCTCGCCGCTGGATCCAGCCGTCTTTGGCCCGGCGATCGAAACCCATCCGGGTTTTCCTCATAAAACCAACGTGGAATTTGTTGATATTCTGGATCGCCAGACCGTACGCGCCATTGTCTGGGAACGCGGCTGTGGCTTCACGCTGGCTTGCGGCACCGGCGCATGCGCCATTGCTGTTGTCTGCGCATTAGAGGATCGGACAGATGCCGAAACGACGGTGCTGTTGCCCGGCGGCGCGCTGCGCATTCAGTGGGACAAAACCGACCCGGCCTCGCGCGTCCTGATGACCGGCCCCGCCGAAACGACATTTGAAGGGAGCATTGATTGGCCGCTGCGCGTCGCGTCGCCGGAACGAACGTCGACGCCCGGCGTCATGGCTTCGTAA
- the atpH gene encoding ATP synthase F1 subunit delta — translation MTVLADDLALAQRYARPLFDQAKQSEAPDATLDQTLADLRLLSELGTQLPELAAFLSHPTTAIERKRALMEADVAPHLSPLGANLARLLLENGRMALLPAIKQALSDLIAQARREGEAWVTTAVALSDAQRERLAEAVCRRWGFQRAILHERLDPALLGGVVVRVGDSVVDGSFEERLMQLEKASG, via the coding sequence ATGACGGTTCTGGCTGACGATCTGGCGCTCGCCCAGCGATACGCCCGGCCCCTATTTGATCAGGCGAAGCAGAGCGAGGCTCCTGACGCCACGCTGGATCAGACGCTGGCGGATTTACGCCTGCTCAGCGAGCTGGGAACCCAATTGCCAGAACTCGCCGCCTTCCTGTCGCATCCTACGACGGCGATTGAACGCAAGCGCGCGTTGATGGAAGCGGACGTGGCGCCGCATCTGTCGCCTTTAGGCGCGAATCTGGCCCGCCTGTTGCTTGAAAACGGTCGGATGGCGCTATTGCCCGCCATTAAGCAGGCGCTTTCGGACCTCATCGCCCAAGCGCGTCGTGAAGGCGAAGCCTGGGTCACAACCGCCGTTGCGCTCAGTGACGCGCAACGCGAGCGGCTGGCGGAGGCGGTCTGTCGCCGCTGGGGATTCCAGCGCGCGATTCTCCACGAACGTCTGGATCCGGCCCTGTTAGGCGGCGTGGTCGTTCGCGTAGGCGACTCAGTGGTCGACGGCAGCTTTGAAGAGCGCCTCATGCAACTGGAGAAAGCCTCTGGTTAA